TCTCCATACCTCTGTGCATCCAtacttcctggtcacctgtgtgcATATACATTTGACCCATAGCCCAAGTCGATATAGTGCCCTCTAGTGTTCACATTAAATTGAATAAATATAGACAAACTatatacacaacacaacaacCACATAAGTAAGCCAAAATTGCTCCTACAGGTAAAGTAATTTGGCATGTATCTGACAACATAACATCTTACAGCTGCCTATAACATAGTTTGATCTCCCATCCTCTCCAACATTAATCCAGGTCCACGATGAGGCTCAGTTCCTGGAGAGGCTGGGCTGCGGTGACATGCAGGGCGTCAAGGTCCTCTCCATCTTCGGCAACACGGGTGACGGCAAGTCCCACACCCTCAACCACATCCTGTTTGGCGGGGATACCGTGTTCTACACCTCCAAGTCCCCCAGCTCCTGCACGGTGGGCGTGTGGGCTGCCTTTGACCCCGGGCTGGGCCTTGTGGCTTTGGACACAGAGGGCCTGCTGGGGGCGGCGGCCAACCAGAACCAGCGCATGCGTCTGCTGCTGAAGGTACTGGCCGTATCGGACGTGGTGGTGTACCGCACGCGGGCCGAGAGGCTGCACAACGACATGTTCCAGTTCCTAAGCAGCGCCTCAGGGGCCTACCTGAAGCACTTCACCCCCGAGCTGCGCGCCCTCTCCAGCCGCTGTGGCATGGacgttcccctctcctccctgggGCCGGCGGTCATCGTGTTCCAGGAGACCACCCACACCCAGCTACTGGGCCATGGTATGTACAGGAGAGGCCCAGTCACTAACATGCACCACATGCAATCATCTGTTTCTATGCATGCATCACACAACATTTTGCTCCTGAGTTGTTAGGCAACACTTTGTGGTATGGCTGGGGTATGCTGTCATGCTGTTGCAGACTCATCTGCCCAAAGTAATTGCCCCTTAGGGATAAATACCATCCATTTTTATTATTGAAATGAACAACAACACACCAACATTTTCTTATGTACGGTCAGAATCATACTTAACCGTCACACTGGCTGAGGCACCCACAGATACAGGTTCCCCAGCGACTTCAGTCACATTCACCATTTACACAGCAGTCAGTTGGGTGTGTGAACTCAACCCATGACGATGTCCTACTTTGTTCCCACAGAACGAACAGATGTCCCTGGCTATGCAGACACTCAGCTCCAGAGGCGCTTCCATGACCTGGGCCTGGGTACAGAGGCCTTCAGCTCAGTGCAGTACGTGGGCACACAGACCATCACTCCACCGACCAACTACTCTCTGCTCCTGGAGGCTGTACGCCAGCAAGTCAGGAACACTGCCACACGATCGCCCCGCCAACCGGTCATCGTCTTCAGCGCCTTGCAGGTCTGTGTGATATCTCTTTGCATTGTCGCATAATTAATTTGTTCGATTGACAGGTAATGCCAGAACTAGTGAATGCTAATGGGAATTGGGTGCTTGTCTGGGTAAATAGGACTTTCCAAAACCCACTGATTGCTTGTTTTTGACCTCATGACCCTGCTTGGCTCCTCCCTTTCCACCCCTCggtttcctcatctctctccttctcccctcctctccaggcTCTGAGTGACAGGTTCTGTGGGGAGATCTTTGACGACAAGATCCCCCTCTACTCCTTCTTCCCTGACGAATACTTCACCTGCTCTTCAGTCTGCCTCAGCTGCAAGTAAGTGACTTACCTGCATCTTCTGCATGTATCTGCTCAGAATAACTCTATCACATGAATCAAAAGTAAATGGGGAGGGACTAACCTGAAATTGTCCAATAGAAGCTCTCGTTTTTGTTGCAAACCATTTTCCATTGCAGAACGTTTTGAtacagtgtgcactaatgaatggTGTATTCACATGCTGCACGCGAGCAAATAGTGCTAGGATATGTGTCCCTCCCAGATGGGTTGCCACAAAGGAAGCATAAAAGTCGGTTTGTCATATGGATATCATACCTCTCTATGGGTATTAATTCTGTACAGCGCAGTGTCTTCTTTCACTTGGGAAATTTGAGCTAGATTAGAAACCAAATATTTTCCCTAAACACACTGATTGGTGTGGTCATATCCAGAAACAGGTATTGGTTTAACAGGCTCTCACTGTTTGAGTATAAAGCCTTGTTTGTCCCTGTTATAAATGTGTTATGATGCACGTCTAACGTGTTAAGCCgctaggagagaaggagaaatgcCTTTTGGCCATCCACCAACATGGAGTGTTATTCACAGATGTTCAGCCAAATATTTTCTGTACACCTTCACGGTTTACACAAGTAACTTGGATGTTAGGTTTGTGATGGAGGGATTCAACCGTCCTTCTGATTTGTATAGGGGTTTTCCTTGTTCTCTTTCCCCTCAGTATCCGCTGTAAGAACGGGATGAACCATCTCAGAGACAGGGTCCCTCACCTGGCAGACGGACTGTGTCAGTACGCTCACCAGTACAACAACAAGGTCCTCATCTGCAAGGTAAGACATTTCACATATGGTCTATGTCTGTGACGGGACATGAGAGAGAAATTACGCTCAGTTGAAAGCAATAAAGACTTATTCATGTGATCTGAAAAGAAAGTTGACAGTAGTGTTCTTCTATATACAATATAGGATTGAATCCTGTGGAGATGATGTTGAACAGTTTTGTAGTACAAGCCAAATGCATGAACTTAGccgtaatcatatgttgtgtgCTCTCTCCCTGATCTGGTCCTACCCACACAGAGGTGCTATGAGGGGGGCAGGGAGGTTATTGTCATCCCTAAAACCTCAGCCTCCACAGACAACCCCTGGTTTGGGCTGGCGAAGTACGCCTGGTCTGGGTGAGTTGCCGACGTAATCTGGACTCTCTGcagacactgagacacacacaccacacacatatgaACTTTTATGATGGCATTAAAGATGTCCCTTTCAACCAGGGCTCTCGAATCCATTCAATGAAGTACCACTCATACACAGATATACATACACGTCCAAACATGGAAACCACTCTGCCATCGAAGCCAATTCACTatatctttcctcctcctctcatcctttcCCCCACCACGGTGCTCCTGTCCTGCCAGGTATGTCCTGGAGTGTGGCAGCTGTGGCATCATCTACCGCAGCCGACAGTACTGGCTGGGCAACCAGGACCCAGAGAGCGGCGTGGTGCGGCCCGAGGTCAAACACGTCTGGGACGGGGTGAGCAGAGCCGCCTAGTCCAACACACTCCTCGTTGTACTGACTGGCACAACATGCAAACAGTCACTCAAGCTCAATTGAAGTATCAGTGAGAATATTTAGAGGCATTTGAGACAGCAGGTTGTAATATATGCGCAAAGTCTCTGGAATATATTTCACTTTCAAAGTATGTTACCTGTCAAAGGTTAATAAAGATGACGTTACTTGCACTGGCAACGTCAACTCTGCACACTGTCCTTCAATGTGTCAGTCATCATCAGTTCTGAATGGATGAACACGTACTGCCAACATGGATATCAAATGCATTCAAAGATGGCCTCCATCTGACCGTTGCTCTCCCTGTCTTTGTGTGTCCAGTCTGAGGCCTTCCTGACAGACCACCAGAATGCGGCCCAGAGGATGCTGGATGGGATGAACTTTGTGATCCAGTCTGTGTCGGAGTACAGCACGGGTCCCACCAAGGCTGTCACGTCCTGGCTCACTGACCAGGTGGCCCCGCTCTATTGGAGACCCAACGCGGACATCACCGTGAGTCATCCCTCTCACAGCATCATCGAACCAGCAACACACTCACAGGCTTTTGAAGAGATAGCAGAGCCCTAAGAATAGCTGTTTTTATTAAGGTGATAGACCCAGTGCCCAAATACCAAAAGGATGCAGCGTTAGTTCTAAACCCAATATATCATTATAGTGAATGAAATCAATACTCGGCTGTTGTAATTCTCAATTGTTGCACTGAACAGAGTTGTATGGTTGAGTGTATAGTATAGTTTTGACTACTGGCTCTTGACATTCTAATCATTATTGtgctctgtccctgtcccccagATGTGTCACTGCTGTAAGAAGCCCtttgaggaggcagagaggaagcaCCACTGTCGTTCGTGTGGCGAGGGCTTCTGCCAGGCCTGCTCCACCCGCAGGATGCCCGTACCCGAGAGGGGCTGGGGAAGCACCCCCGTCCGGGTCTGTGACGCCTGCCACCGCCAGGGAGGGACCGACACCACCAACCAGGGTCAGGATGCCAGCTAATGTCTGATTTTAGGATCAGTGTTTGGTCATGGATGTTAATGTACAAGCTGATGTTACCTCATTCTTAGTCTGATTCAGGATCAGTTTTTAgtcaaatgtattattattttgttgTAATGAATGAATgagggttgcatcccaaatggcacccagttCCTTTTAtactgcactacatttgaccacgGTGGGCCGTTCTGGGTCGGACAACGCTTACTTGCCAAAGACTTACCTACTTACTTTACTTACTGGgactctggacaaaagtagtactaacaaagggaatagggttccatttgggagacAACCAAGGTGTTTGAAGTGAATAGTAAGTGTTCATTCATGTCTCCCTCGAGAAAGAGACGACTCATCTCAAGGGACTTCCTGGTTGAATAGAGGTTAAAAGAAAATGTGGTCCTGATGGCTCTGTTGGTCCCTCTCTGTGTCCTATAGTGGCTGTGGTGGAGCCGCGGGGGCTGATGGCCCGCAGGGTGACAGAGGTGGCCCAGTCTACTCTAGACATGGTCACCACTGCAGTGGACTACCCGCTGTGTGAGTATGGCTAGCGTCATGTTGGAGCCAGCGTCGTGTTTGAGAAACGCATCACAAATAAAGCTAGCTAGTATACATGTCTTTGTGTATTCACAAAAACACTTGGAAAGCATAGACACTTTACAGCGTATGCAGACAGTAATCCACAAGATACAGCATTTTAATATTATATTCACAAAGATTACACAGTCTTTATCCTCTGCTCTGACTCAACGGCAACTACTTTATAAAGAGAGCTAtttatttatctctctgtcctccatgTTCCAGGCTTTGTGAAAGGAGTGGCCCGGCCTGACTACTGGGTCCCCGACCCCCAGATCGTGCAGTGCCACAGGTGCAGCAAAGCCTTCACCCCCAGTATGTCCAAGCACCACTGCCGGGCGTGTGGCCAGGGCGTCTGCAGCGGTTGCTCCTCCAAGAGCCGCACCGTGCCCTCCCGTGGCTGGGACCACCCTGTCCGCGTCTGTGACGGCTGCGCCATTCGCAAGGGCAGCCTGTGAGGTCAGGGCAGAGACCAGGGACACTATTCTGCCGGGCATCTGAAATCTAGTCAGACGCCACGGCACACTACATGTTGCTTATCTTTGTCTCCCTGTGCACTATGAGCCACTGACCTTTAAGAGAAAAATCCAGGTGAGCCCTGTCCTGTGGGGAAGGCATTCGACGGATGTCCTGGAGTAGCACTCTAAACATGGGACTGCCTCATCTGATATCGACTGCCTAAAACCAGGAACAACAACTGGACTAGCGGGACAAGAACTGGACTTCTGAAACTGGAATGCCGAGACAGTTGTAAATGACTGAGTGTAGAAGACtgagagaaccccccccccccctcccccaacccaAACTACCCACTGCCGGCACCGAAAGACATTAGCCAAACAACTTTTCTGTTAGTGATAAGGCACAAGAGGCAGTCTGTATGTTAATTTAGGCTCTGCTTATCTTAAAAGGTGGGCACCTTTGGGATCCATTGATGTTTGAAACAAGCACATAATTTTGAATGAATACTGAGGGTTTAGTGATAAGGCACCAGAGGCAGTCTTAATATCATTCTTATCTGTTGGGAATGGCTGAACATTCATGAGTTAGGTTAGATTTTAATTCAGGTGTGGGCTGTAGTGGTCAGCCAATCCTTTGCCTCAGACAACGCCAAGGAGTAACATCCCTGTAACCATGGTAACTCGACAAAGAGGAGACACCGGAAGTGACATCGCAACATGATCTTCCTCCCTGATGCGATCTCAGGCATTGCGCCATGGTTTGAGTCGATGCACAAGACAGGAAAATGAATGAAGATGTCACATACAGACATTCCATTTTACATTTGTACCCTTTTTCACACTGTCATGCTGACCATATCCATACTTTCCTGGCTTGTATTTTCCTTTGacattgtcctttccagcatGGTTCCAGCAACTAGGGTGGATTGTTAACCAGGTCAGTGCAGTACTGCTGGGCTCGGCTCACTAGTGTGAAAGCGGTATAGTATGTTAATTTAGGCTCTGCTTATCTTAAAAGGTGGGCACCACAAGCACATCATTTTGA
The sequence above is drawn from the Salvelinus fontinalis isolate EN_2023a chromosome 24, ASM2944872v1, whole genome shotgun sequence genome and encodes:
- the LOC129822016 gene encoding zinc finger FYVE domain-containing protein 1-like is translated as MRCIVVVGSGGSCCYRQARDGLLTMSEVLMKEMEEVSLCHIKTEEHSENGRSFLLVDEQENLQVHDEAQFLERLGCGDMQGVKVLSIFGNTGDGKSHTLNHILFGGDTVFYTSKSPSSCTVGVWAAFDPGLGLVALDTEGLLGAAANQNQRMRLLLKVLAVSDVVVYRTRAERLHNDMFQFLSSASGAYLKHFTPELRALSSRCGMDVPLSSLGPAVIVFQETTHTQLLGHERTDVPGYADTQLQRRFHDLGLGTEAFSSVQYVGTQTITPPTNYSLLLEAVRQQVRNTATRSPRQPVIVFSALQALSDRFCGEIFDDKIPLYSFFPDEYFTCSSVCLSCNIRCKNGMNHLRDRVPHLADGLCQYAHQYNNKVLICKRCYEGGREVIVIPKTSASTDNPWFGLAKYAWSGYVLECGSCGIIYRSRQYWLGNQDPESGVVRPEVKHVWDGSEAFLTDHQNAAQRMLDGMNFVIQSVSEYSTGPTKAVTSWLTDQVAPLYWRPNADITMCHCCKKPFEEAERKHHCRSCGEGFCQACSTRRMPVPERGWGSTPVRVCDACHRQGGTDTTNQVAVVEPRGLMARRVTEVAQSTLDMVTTAVDYPLCFVKGVARPDYWVPDPQIVQCHRCSKAFTPSMSKHHCRACGQGVCSGCSSKSRTVPSRGWDHPVRVCDGCAIRKGSL